The following proteins come from a genomic window of Chionomys nivalis chromosome 9, mChiNiv1.1, whole genome shotgun sequence:
- the Srsf6 gene encoding serine/arginine-rich splicing factor 6, which produces MPRVYIGRLSYNVREKDIQRFFSGYGRLLEIDLKNGYGFVEFEDSRDADDAVYELNSKELCGERVIVEHARGPRRDRDGYSYGSRSGGGGYSSRRTSGRDKYGPPVRTEFRLIVENLSSRCSWQDLKDFMRQAGEVTYADAHKERTNEGVIEFRSYSDMKRALDKLDGTEINGRNIRLIEDKPRTSHRRSYSGSRSRSRSRRRSRSRSRRSSRSRSRSISKSRSRSRSRSKGRSRSRSKGRKSRSKSKSKPKSDRGSHSHSRSRSKDEYGKSRSRSRSRSPKENGKGDIKSKSRSRSQSRSHSPLPAPPSKARSVSPPPKRASRSRSRSRSRSRSSSRD; this is translated from the exons ATGCCGCGCGTCTACATAGGACGCCTGAGCTACAATGTCCGCGAGAAGGACATCCAACGCTTTTTCAGCGGCTACGGCCGCCTCCTCGAAATCGACCTCAAAAATGG GTACGGTTTCGTGGAGTTCGAGGACTCCCGCGACGCCGACGACGCCGTTTACGAGCTGAACAGCAAGGAGCTGTGCGGCGAGCGCGTGATCGTAGAGCACGCCCGGGGCCCGCGCCGCGACCGCGATGGCTACAGCTACGGAAGCCGCA GTGGTGGAGGTGGATACAGCAGTCGGAGAACTTCTGGCAGAGACAAATATGGACCACCTGTTCGTACAGAATTCAGGCTTATTGTAGAAAATTTGTCTAGTCGTTGCAGTTGGCAAGACTTAAAG GATTTCATGCGGCAAGCAGGAGAGGTGACTTATGCAGATGCTCACAAAGAACGCACAAATGAGGGTGTAATTGAATTTAGATCCTACTCTGACATGAAGCGTGCTTTGGATAAACTGGATGGCACAGAAATAAATGGCAGAAATATTAGGCTTATTGAAGATAAGCCACGAACAAGCCATAGGCGCTCTTACTCTGGAAGTAGATCCAG ATCACGCTCTAGAAGAAGGTCACGGAGTAGGAGTCGCAGGAGCAGCCGCAGTAGATCTCGAAGTATCTCAAAAAGTCGCTCCCG ATCTAGGTCGCGGAGCAAAGGTCGATCCCGATCCCGCTCAAAAGGCAGGAAATCCAGATCAAAGAGCAAATCTAAGCCCAAGTCTGATCGGGGTTCCCACTCACATTCAAGAAGCAGATCTAAGGATGAGTATGGGAAGTCCCGAAGTAGGTCACGTTCTCGGTCCcccaaagaaaatggaaaaggagaTATAAAGTCAAAATCCAGATCCCGGAGCCAGTCTCGATCCCATTCACCTCTGCCTGCTCCACCTTCAAAGGCCCGTTCTGTGTCCCCTCCACCAAAAAGAGCTTCCAGGTCCCGTTCTAGATCTCGTTCAAGGTCCAGATCAAGTTCCAGAGATTAA